The Pseudofrankia inefficax genome window below encodes:
- a CDS encoding EthD domain-containing protein, producing MTADAAPAALAATSTAAGDGATDAAGEILLFLFTRKDGLSDEQFRDHYLGVHAPMSVAHSTATGRYVVRLVEGGHGALPLPVDAITEIHTASVDAFVDPDQGWDSAENWKAVIDDAASFLVGFHMYRVSREVLVPTAGPAGPTTVRERTPGVVIARIFLDGAEAEEAADEAGGPDAIPGTVRYRVLGTLSPGAPPVHAVDLVTLPDATAARYRSHAYVLGEYVQQP from the coding sequence GTGACCGCCGACGCGGCCCCCGCCGCCTTAGCCGCCACCAGCACCGCCGCCGGCGACGGCGCGACGGACGCCGCCGGGGAGATCCTGCTGTTCCTGTTCACCCGCAAGGACGGCCTGTCCGACGAGCAGTTCCGCGACCATTACCTCGGGGTGCACGCACCGATGAGCGTGGCGCACTCGACGGCGACCGGTCGTTACGTCGTCCGCCTGGTCGAGGGCGGCCACGGCGCCCTGCCGCTGCCGGTGGACGCGATCACCGAGATCCACACGGCGTCCGTCGACGCCTTCGTCGACCCGGACCAGGGCTGGGACTCGGCGGAGAACTGGAAGGCCGTGATCGACGACGCGGCGAGCTTCCTCGTCGGCTTCCACATGTACCGGGTGAGCCGCGAGGTGCTCGTCCCGACCGCCGGGCCGGCCGGGCCCACCACTGTGCGGGAACGGACGCCCGGCGTGGTGATCGCCCGGATCTTCCTCGACGGCGCCGAGGCGGAGGAGGCGGCCGACGAGGCGGGCGGCCCGGACGCGATCCCGGGGACGGTCCGCTACCGGGTGCTCGGGACGCTCAGCCCCGGCGCCCCACCGGTGCACGCCGTCGACCTGGTGACGCTGCCGGACGCCACGGCGGCGCGGTACCGCTCCCACGCGTACGTGCTCGGCGAGTACGTGCAGCAGCCGTAG
- a CDS encoding NDMA-dependent alcohol dehydrogenase has protein sequence MKTKAAVMWELNQPWVVEEIELDPPKAGEVLVRWHVAGMCHSDDHLRTGDMGAGTPIVGGHEGAGVIEAVGPGVTGLAEGDHVICTFMPSCGQCRWCASGRSNLCDLGANLMMGYGIDGTPRFHSRGQDCSAICFLGTFSEYAVLHERSVVKIDDDIPMDVAALVSCGVPTGYGSAVNTAKVVPGETVVVIGAGGVGMNAIQGARIAGAERIVAVDPVAGKRDSAKLFGATHTAADFDEATALVRDLTLGAMADAAIITIGVVRGEEHIAPTMGLVSKGGRVVVTGVTPVFDADVKLSLFDLTIFQKELRGSLFGACNARSDLPMLFRLYRSGQLKLDELITHRYPLEEINTGYEDMLAGRNIRGVIVHDVS, from the coding sequence ATGAAGACCAAGGCTGCCGTGATGTGGGAGCTGAACCAGCCGTGGGTCGTCGAAGAGATCGAGCTCGACCCGCCGAAGGCCGGTGAGGTGCTGGTCCGGTGGCACGTCGCCGGGATGTGTCACTCCGACGACCATCTGCGCACCGGCGACATGGGCGCCGGCACGCCGATCGTGGGTGGCCACGAGGGTGCCGGCGTGATCGAGGCCGTCGGCCCAGGCGTCACCGGCCTCGCCGAGGGCGACCACGTGATCTGCACGTTCATGCCCAGCTGCGGCCAGTGCCGGTGGTGCGCCAGCGGCCGGTCGAACCTGTGCGACCTCGGCGCGAACCTGATGATGGGCTACGGGATCGACGGCACCCCCCGGTTCCACTCCCGCGGCCAGGACTGCTCGGCGATCTGCTTCCTCGGGACGTTCAGCGAGTACGCGGTGCTGCACGAGCGCAGCGTCGTGAAGATCGACGACGACATCCCGATGGACGTCGCCGCGCTCGTCTCCTGCGGCGTTCCGACCGGCTACGGCTCGGCGGTCAACACGGCGAAGGTCGTGCCGGGCGAGACCGTCGTGGTCATCGGCGCCGGCGGGGTCGGCATGAACGCCATCCAGGGCGCCCGGATCGCCGGCGCGGAGCGGATCGTCGCCGTCGACCCGGTGGCCGGCAAGCGCGACTCCGCGAAGCTGTTCGGCGCGACCCACACCGCCGCCGACTTCGACGAGGCGACCGCGCTGGTCCGCGACCTGACCCTGGGGGCGATGGCGGACGCCGCGATCATCACCATCGGCGTCGTCCGGGGCGAGGAGCACATCGCGCCGACGATGGGGCTGGTCTCCAAGGGTGGACGGGTCGTCGTCACCGGTGTGACCCCGGTCTTCGACGCGGACGTGAAGCTCTCTCTGTTCGATCTGACGATCTTCCAGAAGGAGCTGCGCGGCAGCCTTTTCGGTGCCTGCAACGCGCGTTCCGACCTGCCGATGCTGTTCCGCCTGTACCGGTCAGGCCAGCTCAAGCTGGACGAGCTGATCACCCACCGCTACCCGCTCGAAGAGATCAACACCGGCTACGAGGACATGCTCGCGGGGCGCAACATCCGCGGCGTCATCGTCCACGACGTGAGCTGA
- a CDS encoding NAD-dependent epimerase/dehydratase family protein, which yields MADTPKPVGAAPVDAARVDPVDLVDRTILVTGVTGQVARPLAIALARSNTVYGAARFKDTALRDELTAAGVRCAPVDLVSADLAQLPERVEFVLNFGVVKSNRWSVDLDGNTGGTLALAERYAGIATAFLHCSSGAVYAPDHDGLLGEDHDLGDSHAVWPFLHTYSICKIAAETAARYAARRHNLPTTIARLNVPYGPTAGGLPDYHLQMMAAGMPVPVFGASEAAATPTRYQLLHDDDTVAMIPGLLAVAGVPATVLNWAGPETVSVQEWCAELTALTGLPATFDYTEATLGSVVMDLTTLHERVGVARVPWKEGLRAMVAARHPHLARAGADAPSPIG from the coding sequence GTGGCTGACACCCCGAAACCTGTCGGCGCGGCACCCGTCGACGCAGCACGCGTCGACCCGGTCGACCTCGTCGACCGGACGATCCTGGTCACCGGGGTGACCGGGCAGGTCGCCCGGCCGCTGGCGATCGCGCTCGCACGCAGCAACACGGTCTACGGCGCGGCCCGGTTCAAGGACACGGCGCTGCGCGACGAGCTGACGGCAGCCGGGGTGCGCTGCGCCCCAGTCGACCTGGTCAGCGCCGACCTCGCCCAGCTGCCCGAACGGGTCGAGTTCGTGCTGAACTTCGGCGTCGTCAAGTCGAACCGGTGGTCCGTCGACCTGGACGGCAACACCGGGGGGACGCTCGCGCTGGCCGAGCGGTACGCCGGGATCGCGACCGCCTTCCTGCACTGCAGCTCGGGCGCGGTCTACGCGCCGGACCACGACGGCCTGCTCGGCGAGGACCACGACCTGGGCGACAGCCACGCGGTCTGGCCGTTCCTGCACACCTACAGCATCTGCAAGATCGCGGCCGAGACCGCGGCCCGGTACGCGGCCCGCCGTCACAACCTGCCGACGACGATCGCCCGGCTCAACGTCCCGTACGGGCCGACGGCCGGCGGCCTGCCCGACTACCACCTGCAGATGATGGCCGCCGGGATGCCCGTGCCGGTCTTCGGCGCGAGCGAGGCCGCTGCGACCCCGACCCGCTACCAGCTCCTGCACGACGACGACACCGTCGCCATGATCCCTGGGCTGCTGGCGGTCGCGGGCGTGCCGGCGACCGTGCTCAACTGGGCCGGTCCGGAGACGGTCAGCGTCCAGGAGTGGTGCGCCGAGCTCACCGCGCTGACCGGCCTGCCCGCGACGTTCGACTACACCGAGGCGACCCTGGGCAGCGTCGTCATGGACCTCACCACCCTGCACGAACGAGTCGGCGTCGCCCGCGTGCCGTGGAAGGAGGGACTGCGGGCGATGGTCGCCGCGCGCCACCCGCACCTGGCGCGCGCCGGGGCCGACGCCCCGTCACCGATCGGATGA
- a CDS encoding TetR family transcriptional regulator has translation MLECAATMLESTPYRELTVTDISREAGTSPATFYQYFVDMETAMLVLAEQVADQGAQLSDLVGTKPWRGATGLRGAEALVDGFLSFWTTHQPVLRVVDLLTEEGDLRFRRARVRMLNAITRALAAVIEEAQTRAGRSAELEPMAMAGALVSMLAHVAAHQPGFESWDIHVSDLREAMVRLVFWGVTGPKVPRVL, from the coding sequence CTGCTGGAGTGCGCCGCGACGATGCTGGAGAGCACGCCCTACCGCGAGTTGACCGTCACCGACATCAGCCGCGAGGCCGGCACGTCACCCGCGACGTTCTACCAGTACTTCGTCGACATGGAGACGGCGATGCTGGTGCTCGCCGAGCAGGTCGCCGACCAGGGGGCGCAGCTGTCCGACCTGGTCGGCACCAAGCCCTGGCGGGGAGCGACGGGACTGCGCGGCGCCGAGGCGCTGGTCGACGGGTTTCTGTCGTTCTGGACGACGCACCAGCCGGTGCTGCGGGTCGTCGACCTGCTCACCGAGGAGGGCGACCTGCGGTTCCGCCGGGCCCGGGTCCGGATGCTCAACGCGATCACCCGGGCGCTCGCCGCGGTGATCGAGGAGGCGCAGACCCGGGCGGGCCGCAGCGCCGAGCTGGAGCCGATGGCGATGGCCGGAGCGCTCGTCTCGATGCTCGCGCACGTCGCCGCGCACCAGCCCGGCTTCGAGTCCTGGGACATCCACGTCAGCGACCTGCGCGAGGCGATGGTCCGGCTGGTCTTCTGGGGCGTCACCGGCCCGAAGGTCCCCCGCGTCCTCTAA
- a CDS encoding ATP-binding cassette domain-containing protein — MGSTTLRVTTSSGEVRLQGPEPVSIGRSRDSAVQVNDSKVSRQHVLLSPSATGWRAVDKSANGIWRDGRRISELELASGEEARIRLGGVDGPEVVLAAVPAAASPAPPAGLASPAGPASLSSPARPSSPAGLPSPAGPGPGPGGPGRPAAPLQPASGSAPAPSDAAELSARGTSRHGQAGQHGPGGPASGAIDLSTSANPAVPTARKVHAISAGRIRLGRSRDNDVTVPDLLASRHHAEIYLHPNGAAEVVDLGTANGTFVNGQRVARAPISQRDVIAVGHHLFQLDGASLVEYRDSGDVAFEAQSLNVWAGTKQLMHDMTFRLPARSLLGVVGPSGAGKSTLLNALTGFRPADAGTVRYAGRDLYDEYDELRRRIGYVPQADPLHAQLTVKEALEYGAELRFPADTTADERRVRVDEVIGELGLTQHADTPVSRLSGGQKKRTSVALELLTRPSLLFLDEPTSGLDPANDKAVMDTLRNLAKGGGAGSADEQGRTVIVVTHSVLFLDRCDYVLVLSPGGYIAYFGPPDGALSYFHRADFKDFVDTFRELEETPGEQMAAQFRGSEYYVPSAMVAPLVRTAPPALASVRQQPVSFQLSTLTRRYLKVIIADRSYLRLIALFPILLGVIPRVIPAPHGLGVIANRPNGDAAKVLVVLMLCACFMGMANSVREIVKERDIYRRERTIGLSRTAYLGSKVVVLTGITTVQCFVFTLIGLLGRTPPEAAVLGSPLLECLVAIIVAALASMMIGLFVSTLVDNADKTMPFLVLVTMAQLVLSGGLITVSNSVGLAQLSWLAPARWGFAAMASTDDLNAVEFLGRTPDSDPRDVLWNHTAGVWLLDIVLAMVIGAVMLYLTTVMLRRIEPKVGRPAAVGVAAGAVAAYAGPSSGAPGYAAPGYAPPAGPGAYPPVTGPPSGAMQWPQQPGSPQAPGQWGGPAG, encoded by the coding sequence GTGGGCAGCACCACGCTTCGAGTGACGACATCTTCTGGCGAGGTGCGGCTGCAAGGTCCTGAACCCGTGTCCATCGGCCGATCTCGGGACTCGGCCGTGCAGGTCAACGACAGCAAGGTGTCGCGCCAGCACGTGCTGCTCTCGCCGTCCGCCACCGGCTGGCGGGCCGTCGACAAGAGCGCCAACGGGATCTGGCGTGACGGCCGGCGGATCTCCGAGCTGGAGCTCGCCTCGGGCGAGGAGGCCCGGATCCGGCTCGGCGGCGTGGATGGCCCGGAGGTCGTACTCGCCGCGGTCCCCGCAGCCGCGTCACCCGCGCCGCCGGCCGGCCTCGCCAGCCCTGCCGGCCCCGCCAGTCTGTCCAGCCCCGCCCGCCCGTCCAGCCCCGCAGGTCTGCCCAGCCCCGCCGGCCCGGGCCCGGGCCCGGGCGGCCCCGGCAGGCCAGCCGCGCCGCTCCAGCCCGCCTCGGGTAGCGCGCCCGCGCCGTCGGACGCGGCGGAGCTCTCGGCACGCGGCACGTCCCGGCACGGCCAGGCGGGCCAGCACGGCCCGGGCGGCCCGGCGAGCGGGGCGATCGACCTGTCGACCAGTGCGAACCCGGCCGTCCCCACGGCCCGCAAGGTCCACGCGATCTCCGCCGGGCGGATCCGGCTCGGCCGGTCCCGGGACAACGACGTGACCGTGCCCGACCTGCTCGCCTCCCGCCACCACGCCGAGATCTACCTGCACCCGAACGGCGCGGCCGAGGTCGTCGACCTCGGCACGGCCAACGGCACGTTCGTCAACGGCCAGCGGGTGGCCCGGGCCCCGATCAGCCAGCGCGACGTGATCGCCGTCGGGCACCACCTCTTCCAGCTCGACGGCGCGTCGCTGGTCGAGTACCGCGACTCCGGTGATGTCGCGTTCGAGGCGCAGAGCCTCAACGTCTGGGCCGGCACCAAGCAGCTCATGCACGACATGACGTTCCGGCTGCCGGCGCGCTCGCTGCTGGGCGTCGTCGGGCCGTCCGGCGCGGGCAAGTCGACGTTGCTGAACGCGCTCACGGGCTTCCGGCCGGCCGACGCCGGTACCGTCCGGTACGCCGGCCGGGACCTCTACGACGAGTACGACGAACTGCGCCGGCGCATCGGCTACGTGCCGCAGGCCGACCCGCTGCACGCCCAGCTGACCGTCAAGGAGGCGCTGGAGTACGGGGCGGAGCTGCGGTTCCCGGCCGACACGACGGCGGACGAGCGCCGCGTCCGGGTCGACGAGGTGATCGGGGAGCTGGGGCTCACGCAGCACGCCGACACCCCGGTCTCCCGGCTGTCGGGTGGCCAGAAGAAGCGCACCAGCGTGGCGCTCGAACTGCTGACCAGGCCGTCGCTGCTGTTCCTGGACGAGCCGACGTCCGGCCTCGACCCGGCGAACGACAAGGCTGTCATGGACACGCTGCGCAACCTGGCGAAGGGCGGTGGCGCCGGGTCCGCCGACGAGCAGGGCCGGACCGTCATCGTCGTCACCCACAGCGTGCTGTTCCTCGACCGCTGTGACTACGTGCTGGTGCTCTCGCCGGGCGGCTACATCGCCTACTTCGGGCCGCCGGACGGCGCGCTGAGCTACTTCCACCGGGCCGACTTCAAGGACTTCGTCGACACGTTCCGCGAGCTGGAGGAGACCCCGGGCGAGCAGATGGCGGCCCAGTTCCGGGGCTCGGAGTACTACGTGCCGTCGGCGATGGTCGCGCCGCTGGTGCGCACGGCCCCGCCGGCACTGGCGAGCGTGCGCCAGCAGCCGGTGTCCTTCCAGCTCTCGACGCTGACCCGCCGCTATCTGAAGGTCATCATCGCGGACCGCTCGTACCTGCGGCTCATCGCGCTGTTCCCGATCCTGCTGGGCGTGATCCCCCGGGTGATCCCGGCGCCGCACGGGCTGGGGGTGATCGCGAACCGGCCCAACGGCGACGCGGCCAAGGTGCTGGTCGTGCTCATGCTGTGCGCCTGCTTCATGGGCATGGCGAACTCGGTCCGCGAGATCGTCAAGGAACGGGACATCTACCGGCGAGAACGCACGATCGGCCTGTCCAGGACGGCCTATCTCGGCTCGAAGGTCGTCGTCCTGACCGGCATCACCACCGTGCAGTGCTTCGTGTTCACGCTGATCGGCCTGCTCGGACGGACTCCGCCCGAGGCGGCGGTGCTCGGTTCGCCGCTGCTGGAGTGCCTGGTCGCGATCATCGTCGCGGCGCTCGCCTCGATGATGATCGGCCTGTTCGTCTCGACGCTCGTCGACAACGCAGACAAGACGATGCCGTTCCTGGTCCTGGTGACCATGGCGCAGCTGGTGCTGTCCGGTGGTCTGATCACCGTCAGCAACTCGGTCGGGCTGGCCCAGCTGAGCTGGCTCGCCCCGGCCCGCTGGGGCTTCGCGGCGATGGCGTCCACCGACGACCTGAACGCGGTGGAGTTCCTCGGCCGCACGCCGGACAGTGACCCGCGGGACGTGCTGTGGAACCACACCGCCGGTGTGTGGCTGCTGGACATCGTCCTGGCGATGGTGATCGGCGCGGTGATGCTCTACCTGACGACCGTCATGCTGCGCCGGATCGAGCCGAAGGTCGGCCGGCCCGCTGCCGTCGGGGTCGCCGCCGGTGCCGTCGCCGCGTACGCCGGGCCGTCCTCGGGTGCGCCGGGCTACGCCGCTCCCGGCTACGCGCCGCCGGCCGGGCCTGGCGCGTATCCGCCGGTCACCGGCCCGCCGAGTGGCGCCATGCAGTGGCCGCAGCAGCCGGGCTCCCCGCAGGCGCCCGGCCAGTGGGGCGGACCCGCCGGCTGA
- a CDS encoding Hsp20/alpha crystallin family protein, producing MSTYVWDPFAVLDRLDREFDAVVRGSFGWDRPRARRASLAPAARTAPAGKAVATFGPGFRGIVPSADVVTAGDDVVINLELPGLDVEKDVAVEIARGRLVVRGERGSSTESAEGGRIRRESWHGSFRREFSLPESVAADKVVATYDRGVLSVRLPGAGAVPASTRVPVTTAVPATEVPAGEPAPVTTTAPVAEVPVGEQVSAGPAAEVGTSAESGDQAAA from the coding sequence ATGAGCACCTACGTGTGGGACCCGTTCGCGGTGCTGGACCGTCTGGACCGGGAGTTCGACGCCGTCGTGCGCGGCTCGTTCGGGTGGGACCGGCCGCGTGCCAGGCGTGCGAGCCTCGCCCCGGCAGCGCGGACCGCGCCGGCCGGCAAGGCCGTGGCGACCTTCGGCCCCGGGTTCCGGGGCATCGTCCCGTCAGCGGACGTCGTGACCGCCGGGGATGACGTCGTGATCAACCTTGAGTTGCCGGGCCTGGACGTCGAGAAGGACGTCGCGGTCGAGATCGCCCGCGGCCGGCTGGTCGTGCGCGGGGAGCGCGGCAGCTCCACCGAGTCGGCGGAGGGCGGCCGGATCCGGCGGGAGAGCTGGCATGGTTCGTTCCGTCGCGAGTTCTCGCTACCGGAGAGTGTCGCCGCCGACAAGGTCGTCGCGACCTATGACCGCGGCGTGCTGTCCGTTCGCCTGCCAGGCGCGGGAGCGGTGCCCGCGAGCACTCGGGTCCCGGTGACGACCGCGGTCCCGGCCACCGAGGTTCCCGCCGGCGAGCCGGCCCCGGTGACGACCACCGCGCCTGTCGCCGAGGTTCCCGTCGGCGAGCAGGTCTCCGCCGGTCCGGCGGCCGAGGTCGGTACCTCCGCGGAGTCCGGGGACCAGGCCGCGGCCTGA
- a CDS encoding exodeoxyribonuclease III — MRIATWNINSAKARQARLIEWLDRAQPDVVCLQETKLDDEAFAENFDEDLFRRGYRYAHHGDGRWNGVALLSRAGLDDVARGFAGDPGFPEPEPRAIAATCGGIRVWSLYVPNGRTPDDPHYAYKLRWLAALRDTVAEVAAHQPVMALGDFNIAPTDADVWDPADFVGATHVTEPERAALRELTGVGLIDVLRARWPDETVYTYWDYRALCFPKNMGMRIDLTLAGADVAKRVAAVYVDRAARKGTGTSDHAPVIVDLDTAPDGDIGPMVPPPSARSSSGRGSGQRDRAAATMRRKAASPPATGD, encoded by the coding sequence GTGCGGATCGCGACGTGGAACATCAACTCGGCCAAGGCGCGGCAGGCTCGGCTGATCGAATGGCTCGACCGGGCCCAGCCCGACGTGGTCTGCCTGCAGGAGACGAAGCTCGACGACGAGGCGTTCGCGGAGAACTTCGACGAGGACCTGTTCCGGCGCGGCTATCGGTACGCGCATCACGGCGACGGCCGCTGGAACGGGGTCGCGCTGCTGTCCCGCGCGGGCCTCGACGACGTCGCGCGTGGCTTCGCCGGCGATCCGGGCTTCCCCGAGCCGGAGCCGCGGGCGATCGCGGCGACCTGCGGTGGCATCCGGGTCTGGTCGCTGTACGTGCCGAACGGCCGCACCCCCGATGACCCGCACTACGCCTACAAGCTGCGGTGGCTGGCCGCCCTGCGTGACACGGTGGCCGAGGTCGCCGCGCACCAGCCGGTGATGGCGCTCGGCGACTTCAACATCGCCCCGACGGACGCCGACGTCTGGGACCCGGCGGACTTCGTCGGCGCCACCCACGTCACCGAGCCGGAACGGGCCGCCCTGCGGGAGCTGACCGGCGTCGGCCTCATCGACGTGCTGCGGGCCCGCTGGCCAGACGAGACCGTCTACACGTACTGGGACTACCGCGCGTTGTGCTTCCCCAAGAACATGGGGATGCGCATCGATCTGACGTTGGCGGGCGCCGACGTGGCCAAGCGGGTCGCCGCGGTCTACGTCGACCGAGCGGCCCGCAAGGGCACCGGCACGTCCGACCACGCCCCGGTGATCGTCGACCTCGACACGGCGCCCGACGGCGACATCGGCCCGATGGTCCCGCCCCCGTCCGCCCGCAGTTCCTCCGGCCGGGGCTCGGGCCAGCGCGACCGCGCGGCCGCGACCATGCGCCGCAAGGCGGCGAGCCCACCCGCCACCGGCGACTGA
- a CDS encoding ferritin-like domain-containing protein: protein MSTFPQYIAPVAPRTWDVPAAGAARFSWEYDDGRERLLALYQKGKDKQWDAGTRIDWSLDVPYGRPLGLPDESVALFGTPVWDKMNDRERDEVRRHLASWQFSQFLHGEQGAMICSARIVESVPDLDAKFYATTQTIDEARHVEVYARFLHEKLGLVYPINDHLKALLDQTLSDSRWDIPYLGMQVLIEGLALAAFGVLRDLTPLPLPKQVLAYVMQDEARHVAFGRLALRDYYRQLSDAERAEREEFAAEGCYLMYERINGSEVWATLGLDIAESTELVKRSDYMRMFQTLLFSRIVPCMRDIGLWGPTIRDAYEKLGVLEMANVDLGALMAADERAADDLDREREQVRAEADLAARQAEVAETIAEADAGAGSDPDARLEVLEALPDLPARASL, encoded by the coding sequence ATGTCCACCTTCCCGCAGTACATCGCTCCCGTCGCGCCACGGACCTGGGACGTTCCCGCCGCCGGCGCCGCCCGGTTCAGCTGGGAGTACGACGACGGGCGCGAGCGGTTGCTGGCCCTGTACCAGAAGGGCAAGGACAAGCAGTGGGACGCGGGCACCCGCATCGACTGGTCGCTCGACGTCCCCTACGGCCGGCCACTGGGCCTGCCCGACGAGTCGGTCGCCCTCTTCGGCACCCCGGTCTGGGACAAGATGAACGACCGGGAGCGCGACGAGGTGCGCCGCCACCTCGCCAGCTGGCAGTTCAGCCAGTTCCTGCACGGCGAGCAGGGCGCGATGATCTGCAGCGCCCGGATCGTCGAGTCGGTCCCCGACCTGGACGCGAAGTTCTACGCGACGACCCAGACCATCGACGAGGCACGCCACGTCGAGGTGTACGCCCGCTTCCTGCACGAGAAGCTCGGCCTCGTCTACCCGATCAACGACCACCTGAAGGCGCTGCTGGACCAGACGCTCTCGGACAGCCGTTGGGACATCCCGTACCTGGGCATGCAGGTGCTCATCGAGGGGCTGGCGCTGGCCGCGTTCGGGGTGCTGCGGGACCTGACGCCGCTGCCGCTGCCCAAGCAGGTCCTCGCCTACGTCATGCAGGACGAGGCGCGTCATGTCGCGTTCGGCCGGCTCGCGCTGCGGGACTACTACCGGCAGCTGTCCGACGCCGAGCGGGCTGAGCGCGAGGAGTTCGCGGCCGAGGGCTGCTACCTGATGTACGAGCGGATCAACGGCTCCGAGGTGTGGGCGACCCTGGGGCTCGACATCGCCGAGAGCACCGAGCTGGTCAAGCGGTCCGACTACATGCGCATGTTCCAGACGCTGCTGTTCAGCCGGATCGTGCCGTGCATGCGGGACATCGGGCTGTGGGGGCCGACGATCCGGGACGCCTACGAGAAGCTCGGCGTACTGGAGATGGCGAACGTCGACCTCGGCGCGCTGATGGCCGCGGACGAGCGGGCCGCCGACGACCTGGACCGCGAGCGTGAGCAGGTCAGGGCCGAGGCGGATCTCGCCGCCCGCCAGGCCGAGGTCGCCGAGACGATCGCCGAGGCGGACGCCGGCGCCGGTTCGGACCCGGACGCGCGGCTCGAGGTCCTCGAGGCCCTGCCCGACCTGCCAGCGCGGGCCAGCCTCTGA
- a CDS encoding crotonase/enoyl-CoA hydratase family protein, whose protein sequence is MTTTDDRATDGSLGELTDYPVAAGKALRVQRRGPVAQVTMLGPGKGNAMGPEFFAELPVVFAALDADPSVRAVVLAGSGPNFCYGLDLASMLGDLTGTSSRDGGLAGARTAMLGNIRTLQRAIDAVAECRKPVAAAVSGWCIGGGVDLLAACDVRFTSRDARFSIREVRVAIVADLGSLQRLPAIIGDGHLRELALTGKDIDAARAEKIGLVNDVLPDQAAALAAAHEFADAVAANPPLVVQGVKEILEVGRAGAVGAGLRYVSTWNAAFLPSHDLNEAVTAFVERRPAQYEGR, encoded by the coding sequence ATGACGACGACGGACGACCGCGCGACCGACGGCTCGCTCGGCGAGCTCACCGACTATCCCGTCGCGGCCGGCAAGGCCCTGCGAGTCCAGCGCCGCGGCCCGGTCGCCCAGGTGACGATGCTCGGCCCCGGCAAGGGCAACGCGATGGGGCCCGAGTTCTTCGCCGAGCTGCCCGTGGTGTTCGCCGCGCTGGACGCGGACCCGTCGGTGCGGGCCGTCGTCCTGGCCGGCTCCGGGCCGAACTTCTGCTACGGGCTCGACCTGGCCTCGATGCTCGGCGACCTGACCGGGACGAGCTCACGGGACGGCGGGCTCGCCGGTGCCCGCACCGCGATGCTCGGGAACATCCGGACGCTGCAGCGCGCGATCGACGCGGTCGCCGAGTGCCGCAAGCCGGTCGCCGCCGCGGTGTCGGGCTGGTGCATCGGCGGTGGTGTCGACCTCCTGGCCGCCTGCGACGTCCGGTTCACCAGCCGGGACGCCCGGTTCAGCATCCGCGAGGTACGCGTCGCGATCGTCGCCGACCTTGGCAGTCTCCAGCGGCTGCCCGCCATCATCGGCGACGGCCATCTGCGTGAGCTGGCCCTGACCGGCAAGGACATCGACGCCGCCAGGGCCGAGAAGATCGGCCTGGTCAACGACGTGCTGCCCGACCAGGCCGCGGCCCTGGCCGCGGCGCACGAGTTCGCCGACGCCGTCGCCGCCAACCCGCCGCTGGTCGTCCAGGGCGTCAAGGAGATCCTGGAGGTCGGCCGGGCCGGCGCGGTCGGCGCCGGGCTGCGTTACGTCTCCACCTGGAACGCGGCCTTTCTGCCGTCCCACGACCTGAACGAGGCCGTCACCGCCTTCGTCGAGCGCAGGCCGGCCCAGTACGAGGGCCGCTGA
- a CDS encoding DUF4230 domain-containing protein has protein sequence MSDESGRRDTKSTGTLPPTTPDAASGRGGRRGPQLPGFGGLIRLVALLVVLAVAVSAISFVAGWRPSFLHNPFKHQTIDRSEPAVLRSLETINDYHAASGHFEVVVDTQSSTKYIPSWLSGEQVLFVGVGTVDSVVSFKGLDASRVKVSPDGKSVTITLPPPTLSKPNLDLQKSYVVARQRGALTRIGNFFGGQSSDKNVYVKATQQMTSAASADGQLVNLGKDNTAGMLRGLLGALGYTNVTVTFEEDKK, from the coding sequence ATGAGCGACGAGTCCGGCCGGAGGGACACCAAGTCCACCGGCACCCTGCCTCCCACCACCCCAGATGCCGCCTCCGGCCGCGGTGGCCGGCGCGGCCCGCAGCTGCCCGGCTTCGGGGGCCTGATCAGGCTCGTGGCGCTGTTGGTCGTGCTGGCGGTCGCCGTCAGCGCGATCAGCTTCGTCGCCGGCTGGCGGCCCTCCTTCCTCCACAACCCCTTCAAGCATCAGACCATCGACCGCAGTGAGCCTGCCGTGCTGCGTTCCCTAGAGACGATCAACGACTACCACGCGGCCAGCGGGCACTTCGAGGTCGTCGTCGACACCCAGAGCTCCACCAAGTACATCCCGTCCTGGCTGTCGGGCGAGCAGGTGCTCTTCGTCGGCGTCGGCACCGTCGACTCGGTCGTCAGCTTCAAGGGCCTCGACGCCAGCCGGGTCAAGGTCTCGCCTGACGGGAAGTCCGTGACGATCACGCTGCCGCCACCGACGCTGAGCAAGCCGAACCTCGACCTGCAGAAGAGCTACGTGGTCGCCCGCCAACGGGGTGCGCTCACCCGGATCGGCAACTTCTTCGGCGGGCAGAGCTCGGACAAGAACGTCTACGTCAAGGCCACCCAGCAGATGACCTCGGCCGCCTCCGCCGACGGCCAGCTGGTCAACCTGGGCAAGGACAACACGGCCGGGATGCTGCGTGGCCTGCTCGGCGCCCTCGGCTACACGAACGTGACCGTGACCTTCGAGGAGGACAAGAAGTAA